A single genomic interval of uncultured Desulfobulbus sp. harbors:
- the hybA gene encoding hydrogenase 2 operon protein HybA — MAINRRDFLKFSAGAGLMATAGAAPTQASPRGELSPDAVGILYDATLCIGCMSCMVNCKKANAEPGGALYHRETAGTIPYEYPEGDPIYDAPKKLSAHTLCVIKAYQDDSPTDRRKDGPTFSFIKQHCLHCLEPACVSVCPVAALQKQPGTGIVTYNKNRCFGCRYCQIACPFGIPTYEWHKASPSVVKCQLCNHRYAQGKYSACCEACPTGASIFGKVKDLREEAKRRLTLKPGETYAYPVKRVDGDERTDQVVKDYVDHIYGMEEAGGTQYLFLAGVDFDKLGFNPKITNQVYPDFTWDYVSHVPALIATLLIAGTVTRIATQKMEKKKIDDEKGDAA, encoded by the coding sequence ATGGCAATCAACAGACGAGATTTTCTCAAATTTTCGGCGGGTGCCGGACTGATGGCGACGGCGGGGGCCGCTCCCACCCAGGCCTCACCGCGGGGCGAGCTCTCTCCTGACGCGGTCGGCATCCTTTACGATGCAACCCTCTGTATCGGCTGCATGTCGTGTATGGTCAACTGCAAGAAGGCCAATGCCGAACCCGGAGGCGCCCTCTACCACCGGGAAACAGCAGGCACCATTCCCTATGAATATCCCGAGGGCGATCCCATCTACGACGCCCCCAAAAAACTCTCCGCCCACACCCTCTGCGTCATCAAGGCCTACCAGGATGACAGCCCTACAGATCGCCGCAAAGACGGCCCAACATTCTCCTTTATCAAGCAGCACTGTCTCCACTGCCTGGAACCGGCCTGCGTGTCGGTCTGCCCGGTGGCGGCCCTGCAGAAACAGCCCGGAACCGGCATTGTCACCTACAACAAAAACCGCTGCTTCGGCTGCCGCTACTGTCAGATTGCCTGCCCCTTCGGCATTCCCACCTACGAGTGGCACAAGGCTTCACCCTCGGTGGTCAAATGCCAACTGTGCAACCACCGCTATGCCCAGGGCAAGTACTCCGCCTGCTGCGAGGCCTGCCCCACCGGCGCCTCGATCTTCGGCAAGGTCAAGGACTTGCGGGAAGAGGCGAAACGGCGTCTGACACTCAAACCAGGTGAGACCTATGCCTACCCGGTGAAACGGGTTGACGGCGACGAACGGACCGATCAGGTGGTCAAAGACTATGTCGATCATATCTACGGCATGGAGGAAGCCGGCGGCACCCAATATCTCTTTCTCGCCGGGGTCGACTTCGACAAACTCGGATTCAATCCCAAAATCACCAATCAGGTTTACCCTGATTTCACCTGGGATTACGTCTCCCACGTGCCTGCACTGATCGCCACCCTGTTGATCGCCGGCACAGTGACCCGTATCGCCACCCAAAAAATGGAGAAAAAGAAAATCGACGATGAGAAAGGGGACGCCGCCTGA
- the hybB gene encoding NrfD/PsrC family molybdoenzyme membrane anchor subunit, with amino-acid sequence MESNPNIKTWTPATIVMVALIILGSGVAAYRLLFGLGAATNMNDGFPWGFWLGLDVLGGVAMAAGGFIIACAVYLFNWKKYRPIVRPAILTAFLGYLMAVAAIFLDIGHPFRLPHPMFMWQYHSVMWVVAMHVIFYTTTLALEFSPMLFERLGWQKARKAVGKVMVGAVIFGVMLSTLHQSSLGAVFLIAPEKMSPLWWDTKLPFHFLVSAVAMGLSMVSFETMLSAKFLGHKVDKEIFFGLARGVLMVLVFYLLLKLYQLYAVASPKMAFDGSVEGNMYVLEMLIGVILPIAILSVKKFRTNVNTVFSVNILVITGVLLNRMNVCLFSFESYNTWHGASYSPSWKEFLVSLGIISLGVFLYKMSAKHLPLFSH; translated from the coding sequence ATGGAATCCAATCCGAATATTAAAACATGGACACCGGCCACCATCGTCATGGTGGCGCTGATCATTCTCGGCAGTGGAGTCGCCGCCTATCGCCTCCTGTTTGGCTTGGGAGCGGCCACCAACATGAACGATGGCTTCCCCTGGGGGTTCTGGCTGGGCCTGGACGTCCTCGGCGGGGTGGCCATGGCCGCCGGCGGTTTCATCATCGCCTGCGCCGTCTATCTCTTTAACTGGAAGAAATACCGCCCCATTGTCCGCCCGGCGATTCTCACCGCCTTTCTCGGTTACCTGATGGCGGTGGCCGCGATCTTTCTTGACATCGGTCACCCCTTCCGCCTTCCACATCCGATGTTCATGTGGCAGTATCACTCGGTCATGTGGGTCGTGGCGATGCATGTCATCTTCTACACCACGACCCTGGCACTGGAGTTCAGCCCCATGCTCTTTGAGCGGCTGGGCTGGCAGAAGGCGCGAAAAGCGGTGGGCAAAGTGATGGTGGGGGCGGTCATCTTCGGCGTCATGCTCTCTACCCTGCATCAATCATCTCTGGGTGCGGTCTTTCTCATCGCTCCTGAAAAGATGTCGCCGCTGTGGTGGGACACCAAACTGCCCTTTCATTTCCTGGTCTCCGCGGTGGCCATGGGGCTTTCCATGGTCAGTTTTGAAACCATGCTCAGTGCCAAATTCCTGGGGCACAAGGTCGACAAGGAAATCTTCTTTGGCCTGGCCCGCGGGGTGCTGATGGTGCTTGTTTTTTACCTGCTGCTCAAACTCTACCAACTCTATGCCGTTGCCAGCCCCAAGATGGCATTCGATGGTTCGGTGGAGGGCAATATGTATGTACTGGAGATGCTTATCGGAGTCATTCTGCCGATTGCCATCCTCAGCGTTAAAAAGTTTCGCACCAACGTCAACACGGTTTTTTCAGTCAATATACTGGTTATCACCGGCGTTCTTTTAAACCGAATGAATGTCTGCCTGTTCTCCTTTGAGAGCTACAACACCTGGCATGGTGCATCCTACTCACCGTCGTGGAAAGAATTCCTGGTCTCCCTGGGGATCATCTCCCTGGGCGTGTTCCTCTACAAGATGTCGGCAAAGCACCTGCCGCTTTTTTCCCACTAA
- a CDS encoding P-II family nitrogen regulator: MKEVIAIVRMNMMNQTKAALTEAGVDAFFAHEANGRGKGFANPQVLDGASAGYEEAASLLGEKGKLYPKRVITIVVDDDFVDTVVETIITTNKTGKPGDGKIFVLPIKNSVRVRTGETGLKSIS, encoded by the coding sequence ATGAAAGAGGTGATCGCCATCGTGCGAATGAACATGATGAACCAAACCAAGGCGGCGTTGACCGAGGCCGGGGTGGATGCTTTCTTCGCCCATGAAGCCAACGGACGCGGCAAGGGATTTGCCAACCCCCAGGTCTTGGATGGCGCCAGCGCGGGGTATGAAGAGGCTGCCTCCCTCCTTGGCGAGAAAGGAAAACTCTATCCCAAACGTGTCATTACCATCGTCGTTGATGACGATTTCGTGGATACCGTGGTTGAAACCATCATCACCACCAACAAGACAGGCAAACCGGGCGACGGCAAGATCTTCGTGTTGCCGATCAAGAATTCCGTCCGGGTGAGAACGGGCGAGACTGGACTCAAATCGATTTCCTAA
- a CDS encoding cyclic nucleotide-binding domain-containing protein, with translation MPPKKSSKYRDAIFVVTEEHACPIYNIGEEFKVENSSLKVPEGKAACLLMVQELMAAISERKSMKQFSPYGVQKLSFECGGCTGLIRFEFKKEKEFATLQMKLLAAAEQRAKMRHLDKFYDLLRQLDIFEPLDDNSLRDLSGQLKLKDYDANKVILKKGDPGTHLYIVLEGKVAVIGDSGQTLSEMVTGSIFGEMSLLSGEPVTTTIHSREKTRLASLSSKDFKHVLNRYPILQVFFYRMLVERAQANTMRAGTISSGMSGRLSDINAVELFQLINSSQKSGKVILSLDDGNAEVVFNEGELIKTSYKNLSDKDAFFALLAKNDGSFTYTSGLNDAEKQLPVLGGFMGLIMEGMRRVDEQNE, from the coding sequence ATGCCGCCAAAAAAATCATCCAAATACCGCGACGCCATTTTTGTGGTCACCGAAGAACATGCCTGCCCGATCTACAATATCGGCGAGGAATTCAAGGTCGAGAACAGCAGCCTGAAGGTTCCGGAGGGAAAAGCCGCCTGCCTACTGATGGTTCAGGAACTCATGGCCGCCATCTCGGAACGCAAGAGCATGAAGCAATTCTCCCCCTACGGCGTCCAGAAACTGAGTTTTGAATGCGGCGGCTGCACCGGACTTATTCGTTTTGAATTCAAAAAAGAAAAAGAGTTCGCCACGCTGCAGATGAAACTGCTGGCGGCAGCCGAACAGCGGGCGAAAATGCGTCATCTCGACAAATTTTACGACCTGCTTCGCCAACTGGACATTTTCGAGCCGCTTGACGACAACAGCCTGCGCGACCTCTCCGGCCAACTCAAACTCAAAGATTACGACGCCAACAAGGTCATCCTCAAAAAAGGAGATCCCGGCACGCACCTCTACATCGTGCTCGAAGGCAAGGTGGCGGTTATCGGTGACAGCGGGCAAACGCTTTCAGAAATGGTCACCGGCAGCATCTTCGGCGAGATGAGCCTCCTGTCCGGCGAACCCGTCACCACCACCATCCATTCGCGCGAAAAAACCAGACTCGCCTCCCTCTCGAGCAAGGATTTCAAACACGTCCTCAACCGTTACCCCATCCTCCAGGTTTTCTTCTACCGGATGCTCGTCGAACGCGCCCAAGCCAACACCATGCGGGCCGGCACCATCAGCTCCGGCATGAGCGGCCGCCTCTCCGACATCAACGCAGTCGAACTCTTCCAGCTGATCAACTCCAGCCAAAAATCGGGCAAGGTCATCCTCTCTTTGGACGACGGCAACGCCGAGGTCGTCTTCAACGAGGGTGAACTCATTAAAACCAGTTACAAAAACCTCTCCGACAAAGATGCATTCTTTGCCCTCCTTGCCAAAAACGACGGCAGCTTCACCTACACCTCCGGCCTGAACGACGCGGAAAAACAACTCCCCGTCCTCGGAGGCTTCATGGGCCTGATCATGGAAGGCATGCGCCGCGTCGACGAGCAGAACGAATAG
- the nifD gene encoding nitrogenase molybdenum-iron protein alpha chain → MATAKKKLVQWEPTDIKKELLSKYPAKVARKRAKQILINEALENTTPEITANVRTIPGIITMRGCTYAGCKGVIMGPTRDVVNLVHGPIGCSFYAWLTRRNQTDAGVDGENYMPYCFSTDMQDSDIIFGGEKKLAQAIQECYDIFHPKSITVFATCPVGLIGDDIHTVARNMKEKFGDCNVFAFSCEGYKGVSQSAGHHIANNQIFTHIVGENDEVKPGEYKINLLGEYNIGGDGFEIDRVLRKCGISTISTFSGNSSYDQFASAHTADLSCVMCHRSINYVADMLETKYGIPWIKVNFIGAQSTIKSLRKIAQYFGDQKLIDRVEEVIAEEMPAVDAALADIKPRTQGKTAMLFVGGSRAHHYQDLFGELGMKTLAAGYEFAHRDDYEGRQVIPNLKVDADSRNIEEIEVEADPTRYNPRKSEAELKALEESGFEFKDYNGMLPDMEKGTFAIDDLNQFEAEKLVELMKPDIFCAGIKEKFSIQKLGIPMKQLHSYDSGGPYAGFQGAVNFYKEIDRLVNSKVWGYMKAPWQESPELSATYVWE, encoded by the coding sequence ATGGCAACTGCAAAGAAAAAGCTCGTTCAGTGGGAACCCACGGACATCAAAAAAGAGCTGTTGAGCAAATATCCGGCCAAAGTGGCCCGTAAGCGGGCCAAACAAATTCTGATCAACGAGGCCCTGGAGAACACCACCCCGGAGATCACCGCCAATGTGCGCACCATCCCCGGTATCATCACCATGCGCGGTTGTACCTACGCCGGTTGCAAGGGCGTTATCATGGGCCCAACCCGCGATGTTGTCAACCTGGTCCACGGTCCGATCGGCTGTAGCTTTTACGCCTGGCTGACCCGCCGTAACCAGACCGACGCCGGCGTGGATGGTGAAAACTACATGCCCTATTGTTTTTCCACCGATATGCAGGATTCCGATATCATCTTCGGTGGTGAGAAGAAGCTGGCCCAGGCTATCCAGGAGTGCTACGACATCTTCCATCCCAAATCGATTACGGTCTTTGCGACCTGTCCGGTTGGTCTGATCGGCGACGATATCCACACCGTGGCCAGGAATATGAAGGAAAAGTTCGGTGACTGTAATGTCTTTGCCTTCAGCTGTGAGGGGTACAAGGGTGTTTCCCAATCCGCTGGTCACCATATCGCCAACAACCAGATTTTCACCCACATCGTTGGTGAGAATGACGAGGTGAAACCGGGCGAGTACAAGATCAACCTGTTGGGCGAGTACAACATCGGTGGCGATGGCTTCGAGATTGATCGTGTCCTGCGAAAGTGCGGCATCTCAACGATCTCGACCTTCTCCGGCAACTCGAGCTATGACCAGTTCGCCAGCGCCCATACCGCAGACCTGAGCTGCGTTATGTGCCACCGCTCGATCAACTACGTGGCTGACATGCTCGAGACCAAATACGGAATTCCGTGGATCAAGGTCAACTTCATCGGAGCCCAGTCCACTATCAAGTCGTTGCGTAAGATCGCCCAGTACTTTGGCGATCAGAAGCTGATCGATCGGGTGGAAGAGGTTATTGCCGAAGAAATGCCTGCTGTGGACGCTGCACTGGCTGATATCAAGCCCCGCACCCAGGGCAAGACCGCGATGCTCTTTGTCGGTGGGAGCCGTGCTCATCATTACCAGGATCTTTTTGGTGAGCTTGGTATGAAAACTTTGGCAGCCGGTTATGAGTTTGCCCACCGCGATGACTACGAAGGCCGTCAAGTCATCCCGAATTTGAAGGTGGATGCTGATAGCCGGAACATCGAAGAGATAGAGGTCGAGGCTGATCCGACCCGCTACAATCCCCGCAAATCCGAGGCGGAACTCAAGGCCCTGGAGGAAAGCGGATTCGAGTTCAAAGATTATAACGGTATGCTTCCCGACATGGAGAAAGGTACCTTTGCCATCGACGACCTTAACCAGTTCGAGGCGGAGAAATTGGTAGAGTTGATGAAACCGGACATCTTCTGCGCCGGTATCAAAGAGAAGTTCTCCATCCAGAAACTGGGCATCCCGATGAAGCAGCTGCACAGCTATGACTCCGGCGGACCCTATGCAGGCTTCCAGGGTGCAGTTAACTTCTACAAAGAGATCGATCGGTTGGTTAACAGCAAGGTCTGGGGATATATGAAAGCTCCCTGGCAGGAAAGCCCCGAACTCTCGGCCACCTACGTGTGGGAATAA
- a CDS encoding hydrogenase small subunit yields the protein MKSKVVASNESLLNGVTRRDFMKFCTAVAATMGVPITSVPRIAEAVTSPKRPPVIWLSGQECTGCVESLLRTGHPSIETLIFDLISLEYSETLNAGSGHQAEAERAKSIEANKGKFILVVDGAIPVKDKGIYCQIAGKPVLDILNETAPLAAAVIAIGSCAAWGGVAAADPNPTGATPVHEVLKSKGIAVVNIPGCPPNPYNFLSTVIHFLTFNKLPALDDKGRPKFAYSRLIHENCERRPHFDAGRFAEEFGDAGHRQGYCLYKLGCKGPETYNNCSTLPFNDTPGCWPVATGAPCFGCSEEKVGFHSPLFSKAKVIFPTPPAQPPEALPAKGSGAKNFAYGVAGAAVGAAAVALAQRGGDKED from the coding sequence ATGAAGTCAAAGGTTGTGGCGAGCAACGAGAGTTTGTTGAATGGCGTGACTCGAAGAGATTTCATGAAATTCTGTACGGCGGTGGCTGCGACCATGGGGGTGCCGATCACCTCGGTTCCTCGAATTGCCGAAGCGGTGACTTCGCCCAAAAGGCCTCCAGTTATCTGGCTCTCCGGCCAGGAATGTACAGGCTGCGTCGAATCCCTGCTGCGCACCGGCCATCCCTCCATCGAAACCCTTATTTTCGATCTTATCTCCCTCGAATATTCCGAAACCCTCAACGCCGGCTCCGGCCACCAGGCCGAGGCGGAACGGGCAAAATCCATCGAAGCCAACAAGGGGAAGTTCATCCTCGTGGTTGATGGCGCCATTCCGGTCAAGGACAAGGGGATCTACTGCCAGATCGCGGGCAAACCGGTCTTGGATATCCTCAACGAAACCGCCCCGCTTGCCGCCGCAGTCATTGCCATCGGCTCCTGCGCCGCCTGGGGTGGCGTCGCCGCTGCCGATCCCAATCCAACCGGTGCAACCCCGGTTCACGAAGTACTCAAATCCAAAGGGATTGCGGTGGTCAATATTCCCGGATGCCCGCCCAACCCGTACAATTTCCTCTCCACGGTTATCCATTTCCTGACCTTCAACAAACTGCCGGCCTTGGATGACAAAGGACGCCCCAAATTCGCCTACAGTCGCCTCATCCACGAAAACTGCGAGCGCAGGCCTCATTTCGATGCCGGCCGCTTTGCCGAGGAGTTTGGCGACGCTGGCCATCGCCAGGGTTACTGTCTCTATAAACTGGGCTGCAAAGGCCCGGAAACCTACAACAACTGCTCCACCCTGCCCTTTAACGACACTCCCGGCTGCTGGCCCGTTGCCACCGGCGCCCCCTGCTTTGGCTGCTCCGAAGAAAAGGTTGGCTTCCACAGTCCACTGTTCTCCAAAGCCAAGGTCATCTTCCCCACACCACCTGCCCAGCCCCCTGAGGCCCTGCCTGCCAAAGGCAGCGGTGCCAAAAACTTTGCCTATGGCGTGGCCGGTGCAGCCGTCGGCGCAGCCGCCGTTGCCCTGGCTCAACGTGGCGGCGACAAGGAAGACTGA
- a CDS encoding P-II family nitrogen regulator — translation MLVMIRAIVRPEKADAVLAALMDAGFPAVTKYSVAGRGKQRGIKIGEVTYDEIPKTMLMSVVKSEDQEFVIKTIMETARSGAKGHFGDGKIFISDVECAYTISSGVKEGAEVEA, via the coding sequence ATGTTAGTTATGATCAGAGCCATCGTCAGACCAGAAAAAGCCGACGCAGTCCTTGCCGCCCTGATGGATGCGGGTTTTCCGGCAGTCACCAAGTACTCCGTTGCCGGTCGCGGCAAGCAGCGCGGTATCAAGATCGGCGAGGTGACCTACGACGAGATTCCCAAAACCATGTTGATGAGCGTCGTTAAATCAGAAGATCAAGAATTCGTTATCAAGACCATCATGGAGACCGCCCGCTCCGGCGCAAAGGGACATTTCGGTGACGGTAAGATTTTCATCAGCGACGTAGAGTGCGCCTATACCATCAGCTCCGGCGTCAAAGAGGGCGCGGAGGTAGAGGCATGA
- a CDS encoding nickel-dependent hydrogenase large subunit, translating to MAQKITIDPVTRIEGHLRIDCEIDNGKVTNAWSSGQMWRGIEIILKGRDPREAWAYTQRICGVCTTVHAMASVRAVEDALKLEIPANAHFIRNLIVGGHGIHDHMVHFYQLCALDWVDIVSATTADPKATAALGQKLSDWKGNSIQEITAVQDRLKKFIASGQLGIFASGYWGHPAMKLSPEVNLLAATHYLQALEYQRKINKVVAILGSKTPHIQNLAVGGVTNPINPDSPANLTLEKLFHIKTLIDEVGDFINQAMLTDVAAIGAFYADWTQYGAGVLNYLSVPDMPMDSKGTRYALPGGFIPGGDISKFAPIKSQQDKVLYDSIKESIKHSWYNGNWDRSPYEEDTVPKYTGYEYDNKYSWVKSPTFMGQPAQVGPLPHVVAMYLAGHAVTKQLVDQTLAGVSAIAGTTVGIGALHSTIGRIAARVVRCAVLHDAMKGQWQALLDNIGKGDLDTFNAPVFPRGEQRGTGFHEAPRGMLSHWIVIENGKIKNYQAVVPSTWNAGPRNSQDALGPYEASLLGNPVADAELPLEVLRTVHSFDPCLACAIHLVDGQKTPLAKVKVL from the coding sequence ATGGCCCAAAAAATCACCATTGATCCTGTCACTCGAATTGAGGGGCATCTGCGCATAGATTGCGAAATCGATAACGGCAAGGTTACCAACGCATGGTCATCCGGGCAGATGTGGCGCGGTATCGAGATCATTCTCAAAGGCCGCGACCCGCGTGAGGCCTGGGCATACACCCAGCGTATCTGCGGCGTCTGCACCACGGTGCATGCCATGGCTTCGGTTCGTGCGGTGGAAGACGCACTCAAACTGGAAATTCCGGCCAATGCCCATTTCATCCGCAACCTGATTGTCGGTGGGCACGGAATCCACGACCATATGGTCCATTTCTATCAACTCTGCGCCCTGGACTGGGTGGATATCGTCTCCGCGACCACGGCGGATCCCAAGGCAACCGCGGCCCTGGGGCAAAAACTCTCGGACTGGAAGGGCAACAGCATTCAGGAAATCACCGCGGTTCAGGACCGGCTGAAAAAATTCATCGCCAGCGGCCAGTTGGGCATCTTTGCCAGCGGCTACTGGGGACACCCGGCGATGAAACTTTCCCCGGAGGTCAACCTCCTGGCCGCGACCCACTACCTCCAGGCCCTGGAGTACCAACGCAAAATCAACAAGGTGGTGGCTATTCTCGGGAGCAAGACCCCACACATCCAAAACCTCGCCGTGGGAGGTGTGACCAATCCGATCAACCCCGACAGCCCGGCCAACCTGACCCTTGAGAAACTGTTCCACATCAAAACCCTGATCGACGAGGTCGGCGACTTCATCAACCAGGCCATGCTCACCGATGTAGCCGCCATTGGCGCCTTTTATGCCGACTGGACGCAATACGGTGCCGGCGTGCTCAACTACCTCTCCGTGCCCGACATGCCCATGGACAGCAAGGGGACCCGATACGCCCTGCCCGGCGGATTCATCCCAGGCGGAGATATCAGCAAATTTGCCCCCATCAAGAGCCAGCAGGACAAGGTACTCTACGATTCGATCAAGGAATCGATCAAACACTCCTGGTACAACGGCAACTGGGATCGCTCGCCCTACGAGGAGGATACCGTGCCCAAATACACCGGCTATGAGTACGACAACAAATATTCCTGGGTCAAGTCGCCCACCTTCATGGGCCAACCCGCCCAGGTCGGCCCGCTGCCACACGTGGTAGCCATGTATCTTGCCGGTCACGCCGTCACCAAACAGCTGGTCGACCAGACCCTGGCAGGCGTCTCGGCCATCGCCGGAACCACGGTCGGCATCGGTGCTCTCCACTCCACCATCGGTCGCATTGCCGCCCGCGTGGTCCGCTGCGCGGTGCTGCACGATGCCATGAAGGGACAGTGGCAGGCCCTGCTCGACAATATCGGCAAGGGAGATCTCGACACCTTCAACGCCCCGGTCTTCCCGCGCGGCGAGCAACGGGGCACCGGCTTCCACGAGGCGCCCCGAGGCATGCTCTCCCACTGGATCGTGATTGAAAACGGCAAAATCAAGAATTACCAGGCGGTCGTCCCCTCGACCTGGAATGCCGGCCCCCGCAACAGCCAGGATGCCCTCGGCCCCTATGAGGCTTCACTTTTGGGCAATCCAGTGGCCGATGCGGAGCTGCCGCTCGAGGTGTTACGTACGGTCCACTCCTTTGACCCCTGCCTGGCCTGCGCCATCCACCTGGTGGATGGTCAAAAAACACCGTTAGCAAAGGTGAAGGTCCTATGA
- a CDS encoding HyaD/HybD family hydrogenase maturation endopeptidase, translated as MSQQKVKTLVLGIGNLLIGDEGVGCKTAGELARRYSLPESVECVDGGTAGFELLSMIDDKEHLILIDALKNDQRPGTVVLVEGEHVPKAFLARTTPHQLGICDVLAAAQLSDTMPKSLTLYGIEPKQLEVGIGLSPEVEAGMEKTIGAVVQQLRHFGYEVNPYGIQSEY; from the coding sequence ATGAGCCAACAAAAGGTCAAGACGCTGGTGTTGGGCATCGGCAATCTGCTCATCGGCGATGAAGGGGTCGGCTGCAAAACCGCAGGTGAACTTGCGCGCCGATACTCCTTGCCGGAAAGCGTGGAGTGTGTGGACGGCGGTACCGCCGGATTTGAACTGCTGAGCATGATCGATGACAAGGAGCATCTCATTCTCATCGATGCCCTAAAAAACGATCAACGGCCCGGAACCGTGGTTCTGGTCGAGGGAGAACATGTACCCAAGGCTTTTCTCGCCCGGACCACTCCACACCAGTTGGGCATCTGTGACGTGCTCGCTGCAGCCCAACTCAGCGATACCATGCCAAAAAGTCTGACGCTCTACGGCATCGAACCCAAGCAGCTCGAGGTCGGAATCGGCCTTTCTCCGGAAGTGGAGGCCGGTATGGAAAAAACCATCGGAGCAGTTGTGCAGCAACTCCGTCACTTTGGATATGAGGTGAACCCCTATGGAATCCAATCCGAATATTAA
- the nifH gene encoding nitrogenase iron protein: MRKVAIYGKGGIGKSTTTQNTVAGLVEMGRKVMVVGCDPKADSTRLLLGGLAQKSVLDTLREEGEDVELEDIRKEGYGGTWCVESGGPEPGVGCAGRGIITSINMLEQLGAYDESEGLDYAFYDVLGDVVCGGFAMPIRDGKAEEIYIVCSGEMMAMYAANNICKGIVKFATSGNVRLGGLICNSRAVDNEQEMIEELAKKLGTQMIYFVPRDNDVQRAEINRKTVLEWNPNVKQADAYRGLAKAIDENQMFVIPKPLAIEELEQLLLDYGLMEA; the protein is encoded by the coding sequence ATGAGAAAGGTAGCTATCTACGGTAAAGGCGGCATCGGTAAATCCACAACCACGCAGAACACTGTTGCAGGTCTGGTAGAAATGGGACGTAAGGTCATGGTTGTCGGTTGTGACCCCAAGGCTGACTCCACCCGTCTTCTCCTGGGCGGCCTGGCTCAGAAATCGGTTCTCGATACCCTGCGTGAAGAAGGTGAAGACGTAGAACTCGAGGATATCCGCAAAGAAGGATACGGCGGAACCTGGTGTGTTGAGTCCGGTGGTCCGGAGCCAGGTGTTGGTTGTGCTGGCCGCGGTATCATCACCTCGATCAACATGCTGGAGCAGTTGGGCGCCTATGACGAGAGCGAAGGTCTGGACTACGCTTTCTACGATGTACTTGGCGACGTTGTTTGCGGTGGATTCGCCATGCCGATCCGCGATGGTAAGGCCGAAGAGATTTACATCGTCTGCTCCGGTGAGATGATGGCCATGTACGCAGCCAACAACATCTGCAAAGGTATCGTGAAATTCGCCACTTCCGGTAACGTTCGTCTCGGCGGCCTGATCTGTAACTCCCGTGCGGTTGACAATGAGCAGGAGATGATTGAAGAGCTGGCCAAGAAACTCGGCACCCAGATGATCTACTTCGTGCCTCGTGACAACGACGTACAGCGTGCTGAGATCAACCGTAAGACTGTTCTCGAGTGGAACCCGAATGTCAAGCAGGCTGACGCATACCGCGGATTGGCCAAGGCAATCGACGAGAACCAAATGTTTGTCATCCCCAAACCGCTGGCCATCGAAGAGCTCGAGCAGTTGCTTCTCGACTACGGTCTGATGGAAGCTTAA